In Candidatus Methylomirabilota bacterium, the sequence AATATCTCCGCGAGAGCGCCACCCGTACCACCTGCCATTGGAAGGGCGAAGCCGGTTATTATGATGTTGTGGTTGACGATGCGGTGAATCCGGACGCAGCCTGGTACTATCCTTTGCCCAAAAACGCTGCCAAGCAGATCGCCGGCCGCGTGGCATTCTGGAAGGGAGTCCAGGTCATTGAGTGATACGTAGCAAACCGATGGAAAAGGCGACCTTTGGGGCGGGCTGCTTCTGGGGGGTTGAAGCCGCGTTTCGCCGAATACCGGGTGTCGTCTCAACGACAGTCGGCTATATGGGCGGCTCGTCTGAGAATCCCACATACTACGATGTCTGCACCGGTACCACCGGCCATACGGAGGTTGTCCAGGCAGAATATGATCCGTCACAGGTCTCCTACGACGATCTCCTCAATCTCTTCTGGACCATCCATGATCCCACCAGTCTCAATCGCCAGGGGCCGGACGTCGGCACCCAGTACCGGTCGGTGATCTTTTTCCATGATACGGAGCAGCGGGCCGCGGCGCTGGCCTCCAAGCAGAGACTGCAACTCAGCGGACAGTATCGGCGGCCGATCGTCACCGAGATCACACCCGCTTCAACCTTTTACCGGGCGGAAGAATATCACCAGCACTACCTGGAAAAGCAGACTCAGCCTCGCTGTACGATCTAGACAACCTCACCTTCGTCGTGTATCCTCACCCCCGTGGATACTCCCAGAGACCAACTCCTGCAATTGCTGGTTCAACACTCCTTCCAGTACAGCGCCAAGCCGATCTTTACCTTGGCGTCAGGCCGGAAGAGTCACTACTACATCAACTGCAAACAGACGACGTTTATGGCGGAAGCGATGCCGCTGCTTGGTTCACTGTTCTTCGAGCGGATCAGGGTGATAGAACAACACAACGGTGAGCAGATCGCTGCCGTTGGAGGGCTCACACTCGGCGCCGATCCCATCGCCTACGCGGTCGCCTATCACAGCGCGCTGCAAGGGACGCCAATTCAGGCCTTCAGCGTCCGAAAGGAACCGAAAGGGCATGGAACGCAGAAGTGGGTGGAGGGGTTCGAGCAGCCTGGCGCAAGGGTGGCGATCATTGAGGATG encodes:
- the pyrE gene encoding orotate phosphoribosyltransferase is translated as MLTPVDTPRDQLLQLLVQHSFQYSAKPIFTLASGRKSHYYINCKQTTFMAEAMPLLGSLFFERIRVIEQHNGEQIAAVGGLTLGADPIAYAVAYHSALQGTPIQAFSVRKEPKGHGTQKWVEGFEQPGARVAIIEDVVTTGASTLKAIEGALHTGFQIVTVLALVDRQEGGREELERKGYDLEAIYTTEDLMRVSGKRCD
- the msrA gene encoding peptide-methionine (S)-S-oxide reductase, whose protein sequence is MEKATFGAGCFWGVEAAFRRIPGVVSTTVGYMGGSSENPTYYDVCTGTTGHTEVVQAEYDPSQVSYDDLLNLFWTIHDPTSLNRQGPDVGTQYRSVIFFHDTEQRAAALASKQRLQLSGQYRRPIVTEITPASTFYRAEEYHQHYLEKQTQPRCTI